In Enoplosus armatus isolate fEnoArm2 chromosome 20, fEnoArm2.hap1, whole genome shotgun sequence, the sequence CCAGGCCCGGCTGGAGTCCCTGACCGTCCACAGCACTGCAGCTTTGCACGTGATGCAGCGTGTACATGCTCAGTTCATGCACAGAGAGCAGCTTCTCCACCTCGCTGACGGACAAGGCTGAATCCAGGTCCTGTTTGTTGGCCAGGATGAGCACAGGGACCCCCTGGTTCTCTGAGGTGCGGGTGATCTTGTGGAGCTCCACTTTGGCCTCCTCCATCCGCTCGAGCTCAGTGGAGTCCACCACAAACACCATCCCGTCTGTCCGCCGGGTGTAAGACTTCCACAGCGGTCGCAGCTTCTCCTGGCCGCCCACATCCCACACCTGGAAGTTTATGGTCCGAGACGCCCCCACAGCCACCTTGATCTTCTCCGTGTTGAAGCCCTTGGTGGGGATCGTTTTCACAAACTCCTTCAGCTTGAGCCTGTAGAGCAGAGAGGTTTTGCCGGCCGAGTCAAGGCCGATAACCACCACGTGCAGAGACTGGAAGTTTGGCAGGAACGACGTGTTTGGAGCAATATCAGTCAGCTGGTTCCCCATGACTGCAGCCAGCAATTCACACCTACTTAGGTGAGGTGACAAGATTCCTGATTTAATCCTCTTTCAGTAGATTGGCATTTGCTCCCTGTCCTCAGAGGTCGATGGGATCAGATGGTGTTGGAGACcttatcaaaacacacacacacacacacacacacacacactcagttaaCATTTAATGAGAAGACAATGCTGAAGGAATTGTGTTTGCAATCCAAGTGCTGTTTCACAGTCACCTGAAGAATACGGGAGGCGTTTACAATAGATAGTGGTGATTATCAGTGGAAGCACCTTTCAAAGTGCTTGATGTAATTTCAGCCTATCAACATGTTACTTCCTGTTGAGTACACAGCTTTATTACTTTACCGTAAGCCAAATGTCCCACAGTTGATTGAATCCACATACTTGAACAGCTTCTCTTCTGCTTACATAAAACAATAACTGTCTTGGGTTTTCAGTGCCACATTACGGAGCCAAACAACAGTTAATTGGGTGGCTGAGGTTATCTGGAGCCTAATCCTCTTAAGACTGCTAAACCTGAAAGGCTTTTCTTGGGGCAGATTGATTTCAATGCAGTGGATGGATGATATGTATTCACTGCCTACTGTCTATGAggactgctgcagcagcactaaTCCGGTTGTTGTTGACATCCTGATACCCATCAAACAGCTGCCTTCTGCAGAATACAGACATTACAGGACGATATTTATCATTCACTCATGATTCTGATGCTGCATATTATGAGAGGATCATTCAGCGGTTATTGTTTAGAGGCAACATGCACAGTCACGTTTGTGAATCCCTGTTTTTATTACTTGAATGCATCTGAAATAATTTTGTTGGGAATCAGCCACCTCagttttcttccttcctctatCTCCTCCATCtagtttgtactgtatgttatcaCCATGATGTTTCAAGTGTGCAAAGACGTGTGTAAATGCATTAAACAACTTATCTAATATCCTACCGAGATCCTCTAAGGTTCACTTTAAGGGACCAACTGTGACCAGACAAAATGAGAGCGACTAGTATAAAAACGCATGCAGTTTCCACACAAGCCTGTTAGAATGAAATCACCAACATGAgaaaccctcctcctccacgcACATTTCAAAAAAGACGCGTTCATACCTTTTTAAACGAGCGGTGAAAACATCATCCAGCAGCGAGAAACGCGTCCATAGCTGACTTGTACACAAGTGATGTTTGTCCCGGCGGTCACATCCGCTCCGGTTCTCTTCCAGCAGGACTGAGGAGCCCCGGAGAGGCTCGAGCGCACAGCACCTAAAGCCCGGCCGACGTCACGGCCACCTGGATGGATAGTCCACGCCCCCTGCCGGTGCAGCGGTGAACTGCACGCTCTGCGGCGGCGCATAAACAAACCATCTGCACCTAAgggaagtaaaagtagcagtaccacaATATACTCAAAGTATCAggagtaaaagtactcattatgcaaaatggcTCCAAGTGTTACATTtcttatatttctgttttgaattGTATTCCTGATTCATTACTGCATGAGCAGCATCTGAGTGTTGACAAGGTAGAGCACATTTTAACAGATCATCATCTTGAAGACTAGGAGTAGTCTTGCTCCAGAGTATATTAGCAAGCTGCGACTGCCTGATACCTCTAGCTCGAGACTTCGGGTCCTCTGATCGAGACCCCGTTCAAGACTGAAAACGTGTGCATTCTCAGTCCTGGTCCCAGACTGTGGAACAGTGTCCTCCTGGGAGTCAGCTCAACAAACTCTGTTGGGTGTTTTAAACCACAGCTGaagatctttttttctgtgtttttatgcttgAGTCATGTGCTCTATTTTTGATTTGTGATGCCTCTAACTGTTCCTGTATTTATTGTGACATATctcctgttttaatgtttttgttgggAAGACCGTCATGAAATTTGGCTCAATTAACACCAGTTCTGTAGCTTACACTTGATGCCACAGCTCGTGCACATTTTCAGCGTAACAAAGCGTTGGCTCCACCCTGTGTTCACCCTCAAGAACTTCAAGAGCCGGACCAAAATATGGGTCTTGTTgtagattattttgtttttatatactTTGGCATTATATGGACTATGCATCTGTTCAGAGGTGACAGTAAAATTATTATTCAGAAGGTCATTTTAAGTATGTTCAACTCTGGTATCTACACTTTGCAATCTGCCCACACACATTCTTCTGCGCTGGATAATcctaaaaaaagacaacatttatgGACCATTTATGCAGTGGAAAGTAGTTCACAGCAAGGTCAGTGGATTATTAGTTATGGGATAACTTTTGCTGGAAACACATGCTaaggtaagtgagaaaataaaagtatgtcgagtgtgtgtgactttctCCATACATTTCTCCATAAAAGGCTCCTTGTTGGGAATTGCAGCGACTATTAATTCAGCAGAACCTTAAATGTAAGGAAATGCCACAGTTTAATGAAGTGCAAATGACAAAAGACAAGATTATCAGAGATTAACATCCTCTTTACACAATATGTGGCatcctgacaaaaaaaaaagctgtgaaatgAGTTACTTTTTTAAGAAATGTACATgtcttcaaataaaaataaagttctCCCATTTTGCATTTAAGAAATTGTGCTTGTTCGTAAAACAGATTTACAGGCGGATCTCAAACTAGAAGAAAAATATTCAAGCTAAGATAGATGTAGTGATTGATTAAAGTCTTGAGGTATGCTAAAACAACATACAGAATAAGATAAGATGCATTTTTCACAGTAGTTATCATTCACATCCCATACAGAAGAGATAAGGGTGCAATGCAGCCAGaatattcattatttcacacTCCCACTTCGGTGCTTCTCATTTTGCTTTCGTCATCTCACAGGATGTGGGATCGTTGAATTGGAGCCACAGTCAATATACTCGAAGGTGTCCAGAGACAGCTGCTCCGTGTGAGAGAGATAAGAAATATTCATTGTCATTCTggggagaaagaagaaaaaacataattagAGGCAGTTGGAGCCAACATGTTTTCATAATGTTTCAATACATATCTTTAAATGGATCAAATCACTGTGTGTAATggagtgttttagtgtgttttagCTTTGCTTTGGTTTCTCTGACCTGCAGGCTTTCGGCCGCAACATGCAGCTACTTTCAGCAAGGAGAAGGTCATATACACCCACTGTAAGCTAAGTAACTAAAcataatgttagcatttagcagctaaatagttagtggagaccaaaacagagctaaaaggagacaACTTAATAAggtaataatatgtcagtgttgtgttttcagcttgtccTGAATGAATGCAGTTTCAGATTTATCATAGATTTATCGTAAGAACAAAGTTCAACTGTTGTTTAAACCTGACGACAAGAAATGCAATGTTGTCACaagtaatataaaaatataacaaaattaGACTGTGACCCTCTTTTGAGATGACCTATTTTGCAGTTGTGGCTGCGCTGCACAAAGTGATGCCTTTAACACCCTGTGGGTTCCAGATCTGCTAAAGCGGCGTCCTGTTCTGTTGATTTTCAGGTTGAGATTGACACTTACTGCAGCTCCAGAAATAACGTGTGAATCTTGATGGAGCTCGACTTGCAGTAAGAGCTGAAAGAGATAAAGCCGTTGAATTCTGACATGTATTATCACAGCATTATATCATTTTTCATCATACTATATCAGCACCTAGAGCtacatgttttgtatgaaagGTGCTATTCAAATAAagctcat encodes:
- the arl4d gene encoding ADP-ribosylation factor-like protein 4D, coding for MGNQLTDIAPNTSFLPNFQSLHVVVIGLDSAGKTSLLYRLKLKEFVKTIPTKGFNTEKIKVAVGASRTINFQVWDVGGQEKLRPLWKSYTRRTDGMVFVVDSTELERMEEAKVELHKITRTSENQGVPVLILANKQDLDSALSVSEVEKLLSVHELSMYTLHHVQSCSAVDGQGLQPGLEKLYEMILKRKKMVKHNRNRKR